From Eriocheir sinensis breed Jianghai 21 chromosome 16, ASM2467909v1, whole genome shotgun sequence, a single genomic window includes:
- the LOC126999458 gene encoding uncharacterized protein LOC126999458, with protein sequence MVEAVSKESQDPSGVSYVLEAIYKQQQELEADSWIVHEVISLLRKKLETFPAPFLASAEYKLVGSAAESLVVSRKDDKDVLLLLGQPYTPKYFQSVYDSHGRHFLKWNKTLVKGTKPRYVGPTDYLSIMALRTFVNGCLQSSLKGERVGNLKVNKLEVWKQAVRIHLKAETGKQTHIIDILPQIRGDQWSKVEGVEPLNRLGPMLRKTVSAVEASGEPSITFSLFGPAGTSPSTVTTCFALVEKEFFTKNKDLRNVALLAKIILTGHNWKNRYGLKIAHFKRLIMAKSEHFSTLSPWQGLRELLHTAKTQLQKGSLDGFPDVKRDLMWHKTDEDCHAAAKDIVKVMMTLDPQYFALYLC encoded by the exons ATGGTGGAGGCTGTCTCGAAGGAGTCCCAGGATCCGTCTGGGGTGTCCTACGTCCTGGAGGCGATATACAAGCAACAGCAGGAACTTGAGGCTGATAGCTGG atagTACACGAGGTCATAAGTTTGCTGAGGAAGAAGCTAGAGACATTCCCCGCCCCGTTCCTGGCCTCGGCGGAGTACAAGCTGGTGGGCAGTGCGGCGGAGAGCCTTGTTGTGTCCAGGAAGGATGACAAGGACGTGTTGCTGCTCCTGGGCCAACCCTACACACCAAAGTACTTCCAG TCGGTGTATGACTCTCATGGGCGACACTTCCTCAAGTGGAACAAAACCCTCGTCAAGGGCACCAAGCCACGCTATGTGGGGCCCACGGATTACCTGTCCATCATGGCTCTGAGGACTTTCGTCAATGGCTG CCTGCAATCGTCCCTGAAGGGGGAGCGTGTGGGGAACCTGAAGGTCAACAAGCTGGAGGTGTGGAAGCAGGCCGTTCGCATCCACCTCAAGGCGGAGACAGGGAAGCAGACACACATTATTGACATCCTCCCACAGATCAGAG GAGACCAGTGGAGcaaggtggagggggtggagccACTCAATCGCCTGGGGCCAATGCTGAGGAAGACTGTGAGTGCGGTGGAGGCGTCCGGAGAGCCCAGCATCACCTTCTCCCTCTTCGGTCCGGCCGGCACCTCGCCATCCACTGTCACCACCTGCTTTGCCCTGGTGGAGAAGGAATTTTTCACCAAGAATAAGG ATCTACGAAACGTTGCTCTGCTGGCCAAAATCATCCTGACGGGCCACAACTGGAAGAACAGGTACGGCCTCAAGATTGCCCACTTCAAGAGACTCATCATGGCCAAGAGTGAACACTTCAGCACCCTCTCGCCCT GGCAGGGGCTGAGGGAGCTGCTTCACACGGCCAAGACACAGCTTCAGAAAGGCTCGCTGGACGGCTTCCCAGATGTTAAGCGTGACCTCATGTGGCACAAGACAGACGAGGACTGCCATGCCGCCGCCAAGGACATCGTCAAGGTTATGATGACCCTTGACCCCCAGTACTTTGCCCTGTACTTGTGCTAA